TATTGCGTTGACCACAATTCATTTGGCTGCAGCAAATGTGTAACCACCGGCCACAGAAAATGCGAAGAAGTCGCAACCACTGAGGATTACTGCGAGACACTGGATAAAGACTCAAAACTAGTGGAAAGGACGACATATATGAAAGAGGCTGCTGACTCCCTGGAATCGTTGGTAAAGAACTTGCATACATATTTACAGAGCATCGCAGACGACAAGGAGTCGGCATTGCAAAGTATCGACGATATGGAGGAAAGGTTCATTCAACGAATGAGGGAAATGAAGAAGGAAATCACAGATGATTTGATAGCTAAGTACAAAGAGGAGAGTGGACATCTGAAGACGGCAAGTCAAAAGTGTGAACGACTGAAGGTCGCTATGCAGAATACAATGGAATCGACTGTGACGGCCCGCCAGAAGAACGACTACATGGGTACGATTCTATTATACCAGAGAGGACAAACGGAGCTAGATTCCTGGAAAGATTTAGTCAAAGAGATGAGGATGATGAGCTCTTCTGTCTGTCTTAAGCACGATGCAGAATTTGATGGGACAAGTATGAACTTTGGTAAAATTATCGTCCAAAAGCAACAAATACAATTTACAGATGTACCAGGCCTAAACAAACCTTTATCAGAATGTGAATTAAAGGAGGTaagaaaaatgaacataaaaatgGAATCAGATCAGTCCGATTGTTCTGCTCATGGAATTGTTATCTCTCCTGACGGCAGTAGTATTGTTGTAGGAGATTATAACAATAAGAATCTGAAATTAATCAACACTGACGGAGATGTTGTGGATGAGTTGAAGGTGGATGGAAGAACTTTGGATTTGTGTTTGGTAGACAACACTACAGTTGCAGCTGCGATAGGTAGTGGTATACATGTGGTGACAGTTACATCCGATAAACTTACATTATCGAATGTAATAAACATTGGGAAACAATGTCACGGTATAACGTACAGAAATGGAGAGTTCATCGTGAGTTCAGGTAAAGAAGTGTACCGGGTAAGAAAGGACGGTAAGACT
This genomic window from Argopecten irradians isolate NY chromosome 4, Ai_NY, whole genome shotgun sequence contains:
- the LOC138322317 gene encoding probable E3 ubiquitin-protein ligase MID2, with the translated sequence MAEGGPNQASVPKDGTQSDSHLLECPICLEQLHQPRCLPCHHSLCQECLSTYIISEVSGKRDTATTFTCPVCRTLTYPVDKTEDKEKWAEQFPVDKVVMELIQIKSGSTDGHYCMPCKKTKDKKVLAQFWCKTNKCLFCKSCKLNYHDIIHTNCDAIDIITSTDFLPRTETNSKRCDKHKKKITYYCVDHNSFGCSKCVTTGHRKCEEVATTEDYCETLDKDSKLVERTTYMKEAADSLESLVKNLHTYLQSIADDKESALQSIDDMEERFIQRMREMKKEITDDLIAKYKEESGHLKTASQKCERLKVAMQNTMESTVTARQKNDYMGTILLYQRGQTELDSWKDLVKEMRMMSSSVCLKHDAEFDGTSMNFGKIIVQKQQIQFTDVPGLNKPLSECELKEVRKMNIKMESDQSDCSAHGIVISPDGSSIVVGDYNNKNLKLINTDGDVVDELKVDGRTLDLCLVDNTTVAAAIGSGIHVVTVTSDKLTLSNVINIGKQCHGITYRNGEFIVSSGKEVYRVRKDGKTQILHKGPNTIYTLSQDHRDGTLFIPYYNHTPGSTAVGSYSLSTDNLHKDVLKVGVLWPYGVDVDGEGNVYVCGHESHNVVQMSGDGTNVRELLTSADGINSPQAISVCGDKVVVTNLSDRLCNYIHLYQLI